Proteins from a genomic interval of Rhipicephalus microplus isolate Deutch F79 chromosome 6, USDA_Rmic, whole genome shotgun sequence:
- the LOC142765032 gene encoding uncharacterized protein LOC142765032 isoform X2, translated as MTGMNARVSAYRKTRCISAHSACWSARLGGIVSRSSEPHFQQQLNSLPSRHKPGGCQAHRPKASVHLRQLQLAIWIDKEKQAGGPSRLVRRPAHGLRVLRDGVVEDGIVKLITELVNSGTQNFRRLFFPCT; from the exons ATGACCGGAATGAACGCAAGGGTTTCGGCGTACAGGAAGACTCG GTGTATCTCCGCCCACAGTGCCTGCTGGTCTGCCAGACTTGGTGGCATCGTGTCACGGAGCAGCGAACCTCACTTCCAACAACAACTCAACTCATTGCCCTCCCGCCATAAGCCCGGAGGATGTCAAGCTCATCGGCCGAAGGCTTCGGTACATCTCAGACAGCTTCAACTGGCGATAT GGATCGACAAGGAGAAACAAGCAGGTGGTCCTTCACGACTGGTTCGCAGACCTGCTCACGGCTTGCGTGTCCTCCGTGATGGAGTGGTGGAAGACGGCATCGTGAAACTTATCACTGAGCTGGTGAACTCTGGTACCCAAAACTTTCGGAGGCTATTCTTCCCATGTACATAG
- the LOC142765032 gene encoding uncharacterized protein LOC142765032 isoform X1 codes for MGYVRMCNACAGRVIEGAAAETGFLIMESCVVEERLEGVSPPTVPAGLPDLVASCHGAANLTSNNNSTHCPPAISPEDVKLIGRRLRYISDSFNWRYGSTRRNKQVVLHDWFADLLTACVSSVMEWWKTAS; via the exons ATGGGATACGTCAGGATGTGTAATGCGTGCGCCGGTCGGGTGATCGAAGGTGCCGCCGCTGAAACTGGCTTTCTCATAATGGAGAGTTGTGTCGTCGAAGAGCGATTGGAAG GTGTATCTCCGCCCACAGTGCCTGCTGGTCTGCCAGACTTGGTGGCATCGTGTCACGGAGCAGCGAACCTCACTTCCAACAACAACTCAACTCATTGCCCTCCCGCCATAAGCCCGGAGGATGTCAAGCTCATCGGCCGAAGGCTTCGGTACATCTCAGACAGCTTCAACTGGCGATAT GGATCGACAAGGAGAAACAAGCAGGTGGTCCTTCACGACTGGTTCGCAGACCTGCTCACGGCTTGCGTGTCCTCCGTGATGGAGTGGTGGAAGACGGCATCGTGA